Genomic DNA from Mesorhizobium sp. 131-2-1:
GCGAGCATCAGGCCGACCTGCACATGACGGCCGCGCCGGCGCAGATTGGCGATCGAGTTGAACGAGGTGGTCGGATGGCCGAGCGCGTCCATCGACATATGCGCGCCGCCATTGGTGATCTGCTTGACCGCCTTGACGACGTTGGGCGTTGTCGAGGCGTTGATGGTCGCCACCGCGCCGACCTTCCTGGCGAAGTCCAGCTTCTCGTCGGTGAGGTCGATGGCGATGACGTTGGCGCCCATCGAGCTGGCGATCATGATCGCCGACAGGCCGACGCCACCGCAACCGTGCACGGCCACCCATTCGCCGGGCTTGACCCGACCCTGGTCGACGATAGCGCGGAAGGAGGTGACGAAGCGACAGCCGAGGCTGGCGGCGGTGGCGAAATCCATCTCGTCCGGCAGGCGCACGAGGTTGGTGTCGGCATGGTCAATGGCGACATATTCGGCGAACGAACCCCATGTATTGAAACCGGGTTGGGACTGGTGCTCGCAGACCTGGTGATTACCCGAAGTACATTCGAAGCAGCGGCCGCAGCCGACCGCGAACGGCACGGTGACACGCTCGCCGGCCTTCCAGTGCGTGACCCGCTTGCCGGCGGCAACGACAACGCCGGCCAATTCGTGGCCCGGCACGTGCGGCAGGCGGATGTCCGGGTCGTGACCCATCCAGCCATGCCAGTCGCTGCGGCAAAGTCCGGTCGCCTCGACCTTGATGACCACGCCTTCCGGCGCCGGCTTCGGGTCGGGAACGGTCTGGATCGTCGGCGCCTCGCCGAATTTCTCGAACACGACGGCTTTCATCGGCAACTCCCAATGCTTTGCCCGGAATGGTGCGGCTATTCCGCGTCTATCTGATTCTCCGGCGCCGC
This window encodes:
- a CDS encoding zinc-dependent alcohol dehydrogenase family protein, translating into MKAVVFEKFGEAPTIQTVPDPKPAPEGVVIKVEATGLCRSDWHGWMGHDPDIRLPHVPGHELAGVVVAAGKRVTHWKAGERVTVPFAVGCGRCFECTSGNHQVCEHQSQPGFNTWGSFAEYVAIDHADTNLVRLPDEMDFATAASLGCRFVTSFRAIVDQGRVKPGEWVAVHGCGGVGLSAIMIASSMGANVIAIDLTDEKLDFARKVGAVATINASTTPNVVKAVKQITNGGAHMSMDALGHPTTSFNSIANLRRRGRHVQVGLMLADHARPQVPMDKVIAFELEILGSHGMQAYRYPAMMEMIRTGKLKPELLVGKKISLEEAPAALMAMGGFEGIGIGVVTKF